A part of Caretta caretta isolate rCarCar2 chromosome 1, rCarCar1.hap1, whole genome shotgun sequence genomic DNA contains:
- the LOC125629989 gene encoding histone H1.01-like, producing MSETAPVAAPAVSGPGAKTSTKKPKKAAGGSKARKPPGPSVTELITKAVSASKERKGVSLAALKKALAAGGYDVEKSNTRIKLGLKSLVSKGTLVQTKGTGASGSFKLNKNPDETKEKASKKKPAAKPKKPAAKKPKKAAAVKKSPKKVKKPAAAAAKKSAKSPKKVKAAAKPKKAAKSPAKAKAVKPKAAKPKPTKPKATKAKKAALKKK from the coding sequence ATGTCGGAAACGGCGCCTGTCGCAGCTCCTGCTGTCTCCGGTCCTGGGGCAAAAACTTCTACTAAAAAACCGAAGAAGGCGGCAGGAGGCTCTAAAGCCCGCAAGCCTCCAGGTCCCAGCGTGACCGAGCTGATCACCAAGGCGGTGTCGGCTTCCAAGGAGCGCAAAGGGGTCTCGCTGGCCGCTCTTAAGAAGGCTCTGGCCGCCGGAGGGTACGATGTGGAAAAAAGCAACACCCGCATCAAGCTCGGGCTCAAGAGCCTGGTGAGCAAGGGCACCTTGGTGCAGACCAAGGGTACTGGCGCATCCGGTTCTTTTAAACTCAACAAGAATCCGGATGAGACTAAGGAAAAGGCGTCCAAGAAAAAACCAGCGGCAAAGCCTAAGAAACCAGCTGCCAAGAAACCCAAAAAGGCTGCGGCCGTGAAAAAGAGCCCGAAAAAAGTCAAGAAGCCAGCAGCTGCCGCGGCCAAGAAGTCAGCCAAGAGCCCGAAAAAGGTGAAAGCTGCCGCCAAGCCTAAGAAGGCAGCCAAGAGCCCGGCTAAGGCCAAAGCGGTGAAGCCCAAGGCGGCCAAGCCCAAGCCGACGAAGCCCAAAGCAACGAAGGCTAAGAAGGCAGCGCTCAAGAAGAAGTAA